In Mesoplodon densirostris isolate mMesDen1 chromosome 2, mMesDen1 primary haplotype, whole genome shotgun sequence, the DNA window CACTctgctcccagcctccctccccccagcccagggcagccAGGAAGTTACGTGGGACAGGACACGCAGCTGTTGCCATATTCATAGAAGCCGGGCAGGCAGGTCCCACAGTGAGTGTCTCCGCTGGAACCTGTGGTCCGGGAGAGGGTGTGGGTCAGGACgggagagaaggaggcaggggaagggggtgtgggaGTAGGCAGCCCAGATCGGGGGTACCCACAGGGGGCCCGCGTGCGGCGGTGCAGGGCCTCACAGTCTGGGCACGGGTGGCAGCGAAAGGGAGAGCTGTGGGGACACTGGCTGACGACGCAGTCCCTGAACCAGCCTGGCTTGCAGCCGCAGTGGGTGTCCGCCACCGCCGAGCAGTTCTTCAGGGCCACCTGGGAGGCTGGCAGGGGTGTTTGGGGAGACGGGGGAGAGCAGAGACTGTCAGAGCCAAAGAGCCCCACAGAGAGGCAGGACAGGTCCCCTGGAGAATGGAGGTGAGGAGACCAGAGACAGGGCCACCCCCAAAGTGAGAGAAGTGTGGAGATCACCACAGACCAGAGGCTGGAAGGTCACCAGGATGACAGGGCACAAAGGCATCCTGAGGCAGGGTCAGGGTAGAGGGCcccagggtggggtgggcacAGGGCTCTCCCAGCCAAAGGCTGGGCTCGAGCCAGCCACTTTCTTCAGAAGGACCCTGGCCAGGGCCTGTCCTCCAGAGCCGCCCTGCCCCCAAGCACTAGGCAGCCCCTCACCCTCCTCATCACAGGCCTGGCAGCGAGCACAGCGGGTCTTGTGGTGGTTCTCCCAGGCCAGGAAGGTGCCCCGGGGGCACGGGAGACAGGTGGAGATGCCACAGGGCTTTGTGCAGGGGGCCTTCAGGTAGTGCCCTGTGGAACCCAGCCTGGGGTCAAAGAGGGCTGCCGCCTTCCTATCTCGGGCTCCCTacttccctcccagcctcccctcgCCCCATCCCTGGCCTGCCTACCACCACTCCCCAGCCCTCCTGACCCCCGCCTGCCCCATCGGCCCTCACTTCCCGCCACGTCCCTCCCACCCCTTCAGCCGCTCACCTGCTGGACAGCCCCTGCAGCAGACCAGACCGCTCCTCTTCTGGAAGCTGTGCACACAGTCACACCTAGGGCTGGGAGTGCTGCCCTGGCCCTGGGCACCCAGCAGCAGGAGGAGGGCCTGGGGGACAGGGGCTGCTGGCTCCCAGCCTGGCTGCCCAGGCGGGGGGCGCTCTCTACCCGGTCTCCCCAGCCTTCAGGGGCTCCAGCACTTGCCCACAGAGCAGCCCACTTCTCAGGTTCTTGCCCCAAAGGGGTGCCCATCGGTGGGGCTCTGGACTAACTTCCTTCCCCTGTGCACAGACCAGGCTTGGGAGGGGCAGAGAAGAGGGTTCCCACCAGCCCTTCTCTCAAGGCTGGGCAGCAGGCGGTCCCCACCCCTACCCACGCCCTTGCTAAGGTGGGGGGCCCTGATCTTTCTCTGCCTCGGGCCCCCAGATCCCTCCGGCTCCGAGAGGGTGTTTCCTCTCGGCGGAAGGGCCCCACCCCGGCTGAACCTCTAACTAGGTTGGAAGAGGGGCCGGCCCAGCCCCCAGCGAGGCCGGATCGGAGGCTcctatccccacccccaccccatccccgcgTCCCCTTCCTCCGCCGCCTCGGTTACTCAGGCCCCGGCCAGGCTCGAGGTCGTGTCCCCGCGACCCCACTCACCGCAGCCAGCGCCGCCGCACACGCCCCGGGCCGCGGCTCCATGGCCCTGGGCGCCACGCCGGGCCCTCGACCCGACCCGGGCTTCCCCGCTCCGCCCGCCGCGGGTGGGGCCCAGGCCGGCgcccgcaggcccgccccgcccaccccgcGCCGCCCGAAGAGCCCGCCTAGGGGGAGGTGAAGGGGGAGGGCGCAGGGCGGGGCCGCCGCTACCAGGAAGCGAGCCCCCAGGCCGAAGCCCGCACACCTGAGCTCACCTGAGGCGGCTGGTGGGCAAGGTGTACACAGCACAAGGCTGCAGCCAGGTGCCTCGCCTGGGTTCTAGCTTCAACCCTGAGACCACCGCTTCCTAGGGAGGCgacctcccctctctgggcctcagagccCGCCCTCAGCCATGAGGGGTTGGGCCAGAAGTACCCAGGTGGGAGAGCCACCCTCCCCACGTACTGCGTGGCTTCCCCCCGCCCTGGAGGGGAGTCCTAGGGGGCACTCTCAGCAGAGCCTGTGACCATGGCCCACCCTGGCATAAGCTCAGAGGGGTGGCTCAGGGCAGGGCCCTCTAAGGTACCGCGTGGGGGGAGGGCACCTCGTGGGGGGCTCTAGTGGTGGGCCTCATGTCTgcggcaggggacaggggttgaCCTTGGGAGTACTGGTCAGGCGATCTCCGCCCCACTAATTCACTTCTGCTCCCACAGTCTCTTCCAGCGGGGCCCCACCAGAGGGCGGGGCGGGAGCCCAGGGAGGCGCCCAAGTGCACCTGAGTCCGGAAAGGGGGGCGTTCCAAAAGCAAAGGACTCTTTCCGGTGGAGTATATACAAGTCTTTATAAAAGAATcaaaagctcaataaatatgcAACTTTACACAGAGCCCAGCCCAAGgactgggtgggtgggtaggtgggagggagcgagggagggaggcaaggacGTGAGGGCAGGGGAACCGTCCCGCTTGGGGCCAGatgagggtggaggtgggaggggctgcCTGGGATCCCAGCCCTGGAGCCTAGCCCAGAGGCTTGGAGCTGGTGACTTCGGGGGTATCGGGCAAGGGACCCTGCCTAGGCTGGGGGGCGGAGGCACAGGCAGGTTGGTGACAGTGGTGGCTGTAGCGGGGCCCTgcagcctgggcctgggcctctgCTGAGCCCTCCCCCGCTTCCAGCCAGTCTGGCAAAGTGCAAATTGGGCCCTGGGGACGGTGGCAGAGGTCCTGCCCAGCACTCCGGCTGGGGCACACATAAGGCAGCAGCTGGAGCAGGGGCCGGCACACCCCAGGAGGCGTGCTGTCTGCTGTCCCTTGGCCAGTGGCACCCTTGGGAGCCTCCCTCTGCTCAGACCTCCCTGCagtggagaggaggggagagacggTCCTTCCTTGGCTGAAGGCATTCAGAGGGGCTCCAGCCACCCTCTCCTCCCGACCGGAATGCTCAGGCCTCTTCTTCACCACTGCCCACTGGTGCATCCTCACCAGGTGCTGAGGCTGGTCTCAGCCTCCCTCTCCCACACCCGTCCCCAAATGCCATCTGCTCCCCGCCATGACAGTGCCCCCAGCACACTGGGCCACCTGTCCCAGGCCAGGCCACTCACGAGGCAGTGAGGGTGGAGTTAAGCAGCAGGGTGGTCCTGATTCGGTAGAGCTGGGCCAACGTCAGCTTCCTGTGCTGGGCAGAGGTCCCCGGGGGGGGCTCAGGCTGGACCCTGGGTGAGGCCCCCGAGGACAGCTCTCTGCTCCTCCTGGTGGGTCCTTTGGGCTCCCCAGCTGGGCAGCCGGCTCCACCCTCCAGCTCTGACAGCTCGGggccactgccagggcctggtgCCCCCTGGCAATCCCAGCTGGGCCCAGCTTCCTGAGGGGAGCCCTGAGTCCTGGTGCCAGGGACGGTAGCAGCCAGGCAGAGTTCCGACAGGCTGCGGCTAGGGGCTGGGGGCGCTCCACGGGTGGTGGCCCCTGACAGCAGCTGGAGGAGACTGGCCTCAGATTTGGACTTGAGCAGGTGGGGCAGACAGGGCAGCAGCTGGACAGGAGTGCGTCGGCGGAGGCGGGGCGAGGGTGGGGGTGAAGGGGCCTGCGATGACTCTGGGGGCCGGAGTGCTGGCTCCGCCGCAGGGGCTGGGGCCATAAAGTCTTGCAGGGAGGTCGGGGAGAGGGTGCCGTAGGCGGAGTCTATAGAGCAGGAGCGGCCATCCACTGGGCCCAGGGGCAGCAGCTCGCCGGTGGGCGTGACAGATGAGGCGGTGGTGCCGAGAGAGGTCTCGTCTGATTGGGAGCTGAAGGGGCCGCCCTCGAACTCGGGAGAGGACAGCAGCCCCCCAGGCTCCACCACCACCATGGCCAGGGTCTCTGTGGAGCCATCCGAGACACTGTGGAGGCGAGAGGAGAGTCAGCCCAGCCGAAGGAAACCGAGATGGCCTGGTGCGGCCCACGCTGGGCACTGCAGAAGTCTACAgcctctgccctcctggagctcaaGGCTCAAGAGACGGCAAGCAGGTGGCACCTGAGCCTACAACACAGGTGTCAGTAATGGTGTCTGTCGCGACCACAGCATCTCCTGTTGGATACAGTCTAAGAATCTTCAGCTCAGCTCCAGGCAGCTACCACTAATGTATCCGATTTGGCACTCAAGTTGAGAACCGTTAGCCATCCTCCCCTGGACTCTGGTGGGAGACAGAGCCCCCGTGCCCACCCCCACTGGGTTCACATCATAAAGCCATTCAGAGGAAACGGATGTGACCGGCCCTGTCCAGTGCTAATGGCCTCGGGGTCAAGAGTCCCGGCTGGAGTACCTGCCCTGCTCTGGCTTGCTGGGTGGTCCTGGATGAACGTACCAGCGCTGCGAGTTGAGGCTGTTGCTGCTTTTGCGCAGGATGGTAGGGGAACTGGCAGCCGACGCGctgctctcccctccttcctcgtcctcgtcctcgtcctcctgctcatcctcctcctcttccaggcTCTGCAGGTGCTGCTGGCTGCCTGGGTGCTCCTGCACACGCAGCTGCTGAAGCTGGCTCTGCGGGTGTGGGTGCACAGGGCCCCAGCGGGCTGTGAGCAGCGGTCCCCACCAGGCCGCCCTGCCAGCCTGCCCACCGCTCTGCTCTCACCTGGGCATCGTAGATGGCGTCCACCCAGCCACGGCACAAAGCCTGGCCGCTGGCCTGGAACGTGTAGGCCCCCACAGCGCTGTGGAACTCGTTCAGGTAGATGAGAAGGAAGGACCCTGGTTAGGAAGGGCTCGCCTCAGTGCTGGCTGAGACCATGGCGCCCGCCCgtcccaggccctgcccagggGCGGCGGGGCCGGGCTCCTCACCGGGGTCCCGAAGCTCCCGGCACACGATCTTTTCCACCAGCAGCGGTGGCCTGATCACCTTGGTCCTCTCTGCCTTCTTCACTGCCTTGGTCACCAAGAGCAGGTCGGTGAAGAGGAAGCAGTACACGTCCATCTGGGGGATGGGAGGCCGTGGGAGCAGAAGCCAGAGGTCAGGGCCAGGGCAGGGACCCTCAGCCTGTCTGCGGCCACACCCTCTCCTGGGGGCACTGGTGTCAAacacctcccttcccccactccccgcGAATCtgagtaaaatttaaatgaaggGCAAGCCGATTTTCTTTCATCAAGCTATATACTTGTGATTTATGCCAGTTAAAAGTTTACattaaagaggaaaaggaaggtggTTTTAAAATCACGCTTTGTAGGCTCTGGGTTACACAGTGCCTGAAAAATTAACAGCTCAGTAGCAAGACTCTGGGCTGTTCCTGTCCTGCTCACGGAAGGTGCCCCCTCCTTCCCACCAAGAACACATGTGGCCCTGGCAGGTGGGCTAGAATGGCACCTGATGGGCTGGGACCCGGCTGCTGTATTTGTAAAGAGTAAACTGCAGGCAGATAATCATCCTTCATATGATCATAAAAGTCACCAGTTCTTAAATTGCCACCCAGGTGACTGGGCAGCTAAGAATCACAAGCGGTCCCAAGGAAGGGGTGTTCGAAACCCACAGGGTAAGAGGGGGTGGGGcgagggccctgggtggggggtggagtcACCTTGCTGTCCTTCCCCTCCTTCATCCTCAGGCTCCCTTCCAGCAGCAGCTGGCGCGTCTCCTCAGGGGAGGCGCCAGGGATGGGTGCTGTCAGGTCCAGGTGTAGAAATTCCTTCAGGAGCTGGGGGTTTGGTGGGGGCAGGTGCAGGAGAGGTCAGAGTCTGACTCCTCATCTCAGCGGGGAGTCCTCCAGAGATTCCCAGCGTAGCCTCCCATCTGTCTGCCAGTTTGGCCCCTCCTCGCTCCCAGCAGGGCCAGCGACCCCCGCACAGACGGAGGCGCCCACCTTGTCCACCTCGTCGTTGCTGCCCTCCACCACCTCGTAGGCGTCGATGCGGCTCACCACGGCAGCCAGCCGCTGCCTCTCCTGTCGCTGCCGCATGCACGCGTTCACGTGGTGGATGAAGCGCTCCACCGAGCCGATCTACGGGTGGGCCAGGGCAGTTCAGGTACAGGGCCGGGAGGGGCCGCAAGCCAGGGAGGGACCCTGCCCGCCGCCCCAGTTACCATGGTGACGACGGCCTCCTTGGCGCGCGGCTCGTCTGTCTTCCTTAGCACCGACTTGAGAAGCAGCGGGTACTTGGTGAGCCGCTGGTGGGGCTTGGCCAGCATGTCGCTCAGCTTCAGCCGCTGGCACTGCTGGTGCTTCTCGGCCCACTGCGGcggggaggcgggggcggggcttATGGCAGGCCACGCCCAGCGCCAGCCCCCCCTGCACCTGCCGCCCAGGTGGGCCCACCGTCCTGTGCCCGGGCCCAGCAGCGAGCCCCACCCGCCCTCACCGTGACGTAGGCCCGGAAGAGGTCGTTGTCCCGCAGTAGGCCCCGCATGTACTCCATGCAGCCTTCCTCCTCCATGCAGTATCGGATGTAGGGCTTGAAGAGGGAGCCGAACTGCCGCAGGGCGGAACAAGCACAGCACCCGTTACCGCGCACTCCCCGCGGGCTGGGCCCGGCACTCGCTCTTCCTTACTGCCTTTCGCGACCACCGCAGGGGGCAAGcttattatccctgttttccacgtgaggaaactgagcctcagcgAAAGCGATCACCCTCGGCCAGGTAGCAAGGGTACACGGCCAGGTGGCGTTCACACCAGGGCAACTGATTCTGAATTCCACGCCTCTGACCACTAAGGGTCATTCGGGCCATTGGTCAGGGGGAGGCTGGGGTGATGGGCAGATGGGATCGGCGCCCCAGCCCCGCCTCAGTGTCCCTGCCTGCGTCCGACCCGGCACGTACCATCTTAAAGCCTTTGAGGAAATCCCCGGGCTGCAGCAGCGCCCGCGTGCGCCGCGCCTTCTCCAGCACCGGCGCCATCACGCTGCCCCACAGCCCGCGGTGCAGCCGCGCGATCTCGGGGACGTTGCTGAACAGGCGCTCCGCCTCCAcctgtgggtgggtgggaggtgcGCTCGGCCCCGCCCCTCCACCGGGCCCCGCCCCTGaccatccccctcccctcccctcccaccacccgTTGGCCCCGCTCCCACCTTTCTTCAGcatgcccccatccccaccccctggttccaggccccgccccctcacaTACGCCGTCGTTGGCTCCGCCCCCCGGCCGCCCCACCCtttctgcagccccagccccaccccctgaaGCCAGGCCCCACCCCTCACCTACTCCACCAGTCAGCCCCGCCCCTGTCTGTCCCCTCCCttgctccagcccctcccccctccccgctaCTTTCTGGtactgtcccccccacccccaggccctgtCGCACCTCACACAGCAGCCCTGACTCTTGCAGGTTCAGGAGGCAGCACAGGAACagctgtggggggcagggagcactgcagctggtggaggaggggggTCCCAGTCCCGACGCCCCCACCCAGACTCTTAGGCTCCCCTCTACCCCTTTCCCATCCTGGGAGTGCCTGAGGCAGCCTGGGACAGAGAGGGTTCCCGCTTTGAGAAAAGACGCTCCCCACGGCCCACCTGGGGGTGCCCCTGCCCAGGCCCCTCCTGGAGGGAAGCTCTGGGACACTGCCCTCACAGCCACACCTGGAACTCTCTCCTCCACCTGTGCCCTGGCTCGGTCTGGAGTTTCTGCCCGGAGGGTGCCTTCCTTGAACCCACAAGCCCAGGACAGGTGCTCCCCCAAGGTCCAAGTCCTTACACACATCCCCCAGTGCCTACCCATTCTGCCTCCTCGTCTAGGGTGTGGGCTGCTgggcacctggcacatagcaggtgttaAGAAACAGCCGATGAAAGGATGAGTGAAAGGATGAGGTCTGTGTTAATCAGCTCAACCTGGCAAACTCGCCCCAAGCCCCCTCGCAGTTTCCCCGGGGCCATTGGGAATCACCTCCACCCCAGGGTGTGGCCCTTCTCCCACTTTCCTTCCCCTCTGTTGCTTGGCACCTGCTTCTTCGGCAAAGGCCCAAACTGTGCTGAGGGGCACCCAGAGGAGGCCACGGGGGGCGGGTAGGCGGAGTGGCTCTGGGCCCACGCCATACTCACATTGGTGATCACCCTCAGTTTCTTAATGTAGGAGGCCTCTGTGTGCAGGAGCTCCCACACTGCCTCCTGCTGGTGGCATTGCCGCCGGGTCAGCTTCTGTGGGAAGGGCAGGGTGTCTCCAGGAGCCCCCGCGTGTGCCGGGATGGCCGGAGCGGGTGAGAAGGGTGAACGGCCCTGCACGCAACCTTTTTCCCAGCTGAGACACAGAGGCCCCCCAAGTTCTGGGCCAGCCAGTTTCGCCTTGCCTGAGTGCCTCCAAAGCGGGTAAACGGTGAGAGCAGCCTGGCAGGGCTGTCCCGTGGAACATCCCGTCACCCTGGCAAGGGCCCTGTGGAGCAGGGGGATAACGTCCCCCTTTccctgaggagggaggggaaggccaCGCGCGGCACCCACCTCGTGCCCGTCGATGAGCTCCCGCCAGCTGTCCTCCAGCCGCAGGCAGGCGTCGTCCTCGTCCTCCTCTtcatccccttcctcctcccacgAGTCGTGGTCAAAGCACAGCCTCCGGGGCAGCCTGGGCAGCCCGAAGAGGCTGTAGGCATGCAGCTTGCCCTCCAGCTGCTCCAGCTTGTCCACCTCCTGAAAGGAGGCCTGTGGTCAGAGTCAGGGGTCAAGGCCAGCCAgctgccctgccccagcccccacGGGCCCACATACCCGGCCGAAGGCGCTGGTGCTGGGGCCTGAGCTGAAGAAGCCGCTGAAGCGACTGGCTGCCCGGTTCTTCCAGCTGTCGCTGCCgccactgctgctgctgcaacTACTGCTGCCGCTGGGCAGAGAGCAGCTGGAGGGCGCTGGGGACTCCTGCCCAGGGATGCTCGCCTCCCCCAGGAACTCCGACATGTTCTTGCGTCGGCGGCCAGGGGCCTGGCCGGGGAGCGGGCGTCAGGGCCAGACCCCCACAGCCCCACCCCATGGTGGGTTTCCAGGACCTCGGCCAGCccgggaggcaggagggtctCTGCACGCCCCCGCACCCTGGGACGCCGCCTCTCCTGAGACCTACACGTGCCCTGGGGGCCGGAAGGTCCAGAGAGACGCAGCTGGATCCCCCTCCCGCCTGCCGCCCCAGCCAGCAGCATGAAGCAGGTGGGGAGAACACacagagtcacacacacacactcagacgcACTCAGCAGCCCAGGTCCAAGTGGATCCCCGACACACACTCAGTGACACACAAAGTCTCGCTCCCCACGCAATGTCtgcttagacacacacacacacacacacacacacacacacacagactcctcGGGCACCAGCAGACTCTCAGAGACGAGGGACATCACCGTGGGGTATGATGGTTAGACCCAGGGAGGGCCCCGTATCCTCAAAGCCAGCCCCATTTCCCAGAAGCGGAAAGTAAAGCCCCCAGAGGGAGCAGCGAGGCGCCCAGGTGACCTCCCCCTGGCCCCTCGTCGTCCCCAGCCCCGACACAGCCCCTCCTCACCAGGATGTCCAGGCTCTCCCGGCGGCTCTGCAGGTCCACGCGCTCCTGGGTGGGGGGCCCGGCCCCGGCTGGCCGCAGGATTGGCAGACTCAGGGACTTGGAGTCCTTCACCCCCTGCTCCACCTTCCCCTCGTCCCCTGGCTTGGCTGGGGTGGCAGTAGGGACAAGTAGAGGTCCTCAACGCCCAGGCTCAGTGGAGAAGGGCCCCCAGGCCCCTCTCCCTCAAGGATCCAAACCAAGGCCTGGCTGCCCTCCCCTGAAGCCCCGCCCTGCCAACGCCTGGCACTGCCGCCCAGCAGAGACACCTGTATGGTAATGAGCTTGCTCAAGACCATGGCCAATGGGAACCTGAGCCTGGGAAGAAGCACCCTCCCCAAGGGACCCAGCCATGCCCCAGCTACCCGGCCCATCTAGTCATCTGCTCACCTTTGACCCGCAGGTAGTGTCCCCCGAACCTGTAGGCCTCAAAGGTGAGGGACAGGGGCGTGTTGGACTGGTCCAGGTAGATATCCACTTTTCCCAGCGCAATGCCCTTCCTTTCAAATACTGGCAGCAGCACCTCCCTGCCCGGGACAGGAGGTGCGTGTGTGCTGGGGGCAGTCACAGGCTGCAGTCACCTGTCCACAGCACCAGCGCCACCCCACCCGCCCAAAGGAAAAGGGAGACACCCAGGGGATCACACACAGGtccgtgcacacacacacccctgcccaCAGAGGTTCACGCTCCTGCGTGCCTCTACACACGAGACAACACGCCCCTGCCCTCACATGTTCACATCTGCACACCAGGGCAGACAGACACCGTTGCATGTCCGTCCACACCCGTTCACCCCCGCAGGACTAGGCCACGTGCAGGGGCTGGGATACAAACACGGCACCCAGGCCCTCACTGCACATGGGTGGGGTGCCCACAGGTGGGGGACATGCTTGTTCACAGGCCCCCACACAGATACACACGGTCACACCCGCAGGAGGCCAcacctgccccccagccccgTTCTCCCCACCAAGCCCTACCCCAGCGACTTCTTCTTCATGGCTGGTACGATCTCTGTCTCGATATCCACGTTCAGGTCAAATTTCAGCGTGAAGCACTCCTTGCTTGGGTCCTGACAGGACAGGGGGTCTCAGTTCTGCACCCCTTGCCCCCtagcctccccaccccagggtTCCGGATGGGAGCCCCAGCAGGGAAGTCAATGCAGGGATCTCCCAGCCCTCTTCTGTCCCAGGGAGGCACCCGGCATCCCTCCGTGGAGGCAGGAGCTCCTGGAGCATCCCCCACCTGGGCTAAGGTAAGCAGGGCTGGGCTACAGGGCTGGGTGGTGAGGGAGGGACACGCTCACTCCAGGCCCCCTCCCTGGTCCTGGAACTTAGAGCAGACGGGCCCAGCCTCGGGAACGGAGGAAAGGGCCCGGGAGGGGCAGAGGCTGTGGGCGCCTGCCCTGCCAGCCTGGGGGCCCCTTACATCTGTGTGTCTCCTCCAGGCTTTCTTTTTGGAGAGCTTCAGGCCTGTGCTCTTCCGGTCCCTGCAAGGAAGCCGGTGGGGGCAGAGGTTGGAGGCATGGGTGGGCCCTCACCAGGGTGGGATACGGGCGGGTCCCAGCTGGCTGCCCACCCCTTGCTGGCCCTAGGTGACCAGGTAACACAGGTTTGCTCAGGCAAGCCAGGACTCACGAGGGGCTGTTCGCCCTCTGGTGGCCGACCCGGGAGTCACACCCAGTGGTACCTCATGAGGTAGTCTGATCCCAGAAGCCCTGGAGGCTCACCCTCCAGGAATCCCGGCAGCAGCAGGGGCCAGGCGGGGTCTCCAGTCAGCTCTTCTGAAGCCTCTGGTCCCTGGCTCTGTGATCTGAGACCCAGCCTTGGGACCCCCCCGGTGTGGGCCATGCCCACCAACCCCTCACCTACCCCTTGCCATCCACAgagctctcctcctcctcctctatgTCCACTGCAGGGCTGGTGCGCGGGGGGCATGACCGGGTGGACACATTCCGAGCCAGGACAGAGCCTTCGGTGTAAAGTGGGAGTGGGGTTGTGCCCGctccctccctggccccctcCTTAGCCTTCCAACACGGCCAACTCCAGAGGGACCAGGGCCTGCTACCGACCTTTGGACCCCACCCCAAACTAGCCAGGGCCCCTCAGTTCTGTGAGGGGAGGGACTCAGTCACTGCTTATCTTTTATCCATCCCCAGACTCAAAAAGACACAAGGGCCCTGGGATGACACCCCGGGTGATGCCCTGTCCCCAGTACAAGtctgcctcagtttacccatctatTAAATAGGGATAAAGCAGCCCTGCCTCTGGGATTGTTGCAGGAAGGAACCAAACTCCATGGCTCTTTCTTGCAGgcgtcccctcccccaccacggtGTACACGCCCCAAGTCCCAGGAGGCCCTGGCAGAGGGGACGAGTCCTTTGGTCCCTCTGACCAGCTGGGAAAGGAGACCAGAGCCACCCCAGCACAGCCAGTTGCCGGTAGGCCGGGGCCAAGTCCCTTTTCAGCAGGAGGGGTTTCTTGTTTCCTGCTGCAAGTTCCTTCTGAcctgcccatccccaccccaccctctgctCACTGGCTGCCTGGCTGGAGAATCTGCCCAGAGATCCCCTGCCCTGAGGACAAGAGGGAAGGGGACCTTCTTGCTGGGCCGGGCAGGGACAGAGGCGGGGGCAGCTGTGGGAGGTGCAGACCCATCGAGAAGGACCCGGCACCCGGTGGAGACAGACCTGCCTTCGAGCTGGGCCGGTCCCCAactttttctcttgttaaaaaaCTTGTGGAACAAAAGGGACAGCAGTGGACTTGGGTTTCACCGTTTACAGTCAACTCGTGTCCTTCTGATGGCCCTGTCGTGATGCCGACAGTTAGCAGGACACTGTGCCCCCAGGCAGGGAGCTCTAGGGGCTGGGCACCCTCCCCGTGCTCACCTTGAGGGGGCAGGTCGAAGCGGACGTGCCCATCATAATGCATGGCACCATGGAACTTGCTGTCACAGGCCTCGCAGAGGCTGAGGGGGCCCCGGCGGTGCAGCTGCTGGCAGTCGGCGTGGTGGCATATCTGTAGGGGaaggatgggggggtggggtggacgcAGACCACTGCAGTACACGGGGCTCTTGGCCCCTACGGGGGCGACTCTTCAGGTCTGACCATCCACGCCCCACAGAGTGCCTGTCAAACGCTTCCCGAGCACCT includes these proteins:
- the PLEKHG5 gene encoding pleckstrin homology domain-containing family G member 5 isoform X1, producing MENPRGGNHQQGNSANRGHRVHTLKYTAPRGPVSEKRIGRAESSVVFCADDSAGEIKVGAESGRSPPVLGLQLGREGQGLWVEHVAQGPGKVPPPQRSNMNSVLTKYGSPPRGWLSLRPGSEDRSLAEEKGLCCQNPDCMDKGRAAKICHHADCQQLHRRGPLSLCEACDSKFHGAMHYDGHVRFDLPPQGSVLARNVSTRSCPPRTSPAVDIEEEEESSVDGKGDRKSTGLKLSKKKAWRRHTDDPSKECFTLKFDLNVDIETEIVPAMKKKSLGEVLLPVFERKGIALGKVDIYLDQSNTPLSLTFEAYRFGGHYLRVKAKPGDEGKVEQGVKDSKSLSLPILRPAGAGPPTQERVDLQSRRESLDILAPGRRRKNMSEFLGEASIPGQESPAPSSCSLPSGSSSCSSSSGGSDSWKNRAASRFSGFFSSGPSTSAFGREVDKLEQLEGKLHAYSLFGLPRLPRRLCFDHDSWEEEGDEEEDEDDACLRLEDSWRELIDGHEKLTRRQCHQQEAVWELLHTEASYIKKLRVITNLFLCCLLNLQESGLLCEVEAERLFSNVPEIARLHRGLWGSVMAPVLEKARRTRALLQPGDFLKGFKMFGSLFKPYIRYCMEEEGCMEYMRGLLRDNDLFRAYVTWAEKHQQCQRLKLSDMLAKPHQRLTKYPLLLKSVLRKTDEPRAKEAVVTMIGSVERFIHHVNACMRQRQERQRLAAVVSRIDAYEVVEGSNDEVDKLLKEFLHLDLTAPIPGASPEETRQLLLEGSLRMKEGKDSKMDVYCFLFTDLLLVTKAVKKAERTKVIRPPLLVEKIVCRELRDPGSFLLIYLNEFHSAVGAYTFQASGQALCRGWVDAIYDAQSQLQQLRVQEHPGSQQHLQSLEEEEDEQEDEDEDEEGGESSASAASSPTILRKSSNSLNSQRCVSDGSTETLAMVVVEPGGLLSSPEFEGGPFSSQSDETSLGTTASSVTPTGELLPLGPVDGRSCSIDSAYGTLSPTSLQDFMAPAPAAEPALRPPESSQAPSPPPSPRLRRRTPVQLLPCLPHLLKSKSEASLLQLLSGATTRGAPPAPSRSLSELCLAATVPGTRTQGSPQEAGPSWDCQGAPGPGSGPELSELEGGAGCPAGEPKGPTRRSRELSSGASPRVQPEPPPGTSAQHRKLTLAQLYRIRTTLLLNSTLTASEV
- the PLEKHG5 gene encoding pleckstrin homology domain-containing family G member 5 isoform X5, with the translated sequence MEDRSLAEEKGLCCQNPDCMDKGRAAKICHHADCQQLHRRGPLSLCEACDSKFHGAMHYDGHVRFDLPPQGSVLARNVSTRSCPPRTSPAVDIEEEEESSVDGKGDRKSTGLKLSKKKAWRRHTDDPSKECFTLKFDLNVDIETEIVPAMKKKSLGEVLLPVFERKGIALGKVDIYLDQSNTPLSLTFEAYRFGGHYLRVKAKPGDEGKVEQGVKDSKSLSLPILRPAGAGPPTQERVDLQSRRESLDILAPGRRRKNMSEFLGEASIPGQESPAPSSCSLPSGSSSCSSSSGGSDSWKNRAASRFSGFFSSGPSTSAFGREVDKLEQLEGKLHAYSLFGLPRLPRRLCFDHDSWEEEGDEEEDEDDACLRLEDSWRELIDGHEKLTRRQCHQQEAVWELLHTEASYIKKLRVITNLFLCCLLNLQESGLLCEVEAERLFSNVPEIARLHRGLWGSVMAPVLEKARRTRALLQPGDFLKGFKMFGSLFKPYIRYCMEEEGCMEYMRGLLRDNDLFRAYVTWAEKHQQCQRLKLSDMLAKPHQRLTKYPLLLKSVLRKTDEPRAKEAVVTMIGSVERFIHHVNACMRQRQERQRLAAVVSRIDAYEVVEGSNDEVDKLLKEFLHLDLTAPIPGASPEETRQLLLEGSLRMKEGKDSKMDVYCFLFTDLLLVTKAVKKAERTKVIRPPLLVEKIVCRELRDPGSFLLIYLNEFHSAVGAYTFQASGQALCRGWVDAIYDAQSQLQQLRVQEHPGSQQHLQSLEEEEDEQEDEDEDEEGGESSASAASSPTILRKSSNSLNSQRCVSDGSTETLAMVVVEPGGLLSSPEFEGGPFSSQSDETSLGTTASSVTPTGELLPLGPVDGRSCSIDSAYGTLSPTSLQDFMAPAPAAEPALRPPESSQAPSPPPSPRLRRRTPVQLLPCLPHLLKSKSEASLLQLLSGATTRGAPPAPSRSLSELCLAATVPGTRTQGSPQEAGPSWDCQGAPGPGSGPELSELEGGAGCPAGEPKGPTRRSRELSSGASPRVQPEPPPGTSAQHRKLTLAQLYRIRTTLLLNSTLTASEV